The Xiphias gladius isolate SHS-SW01 ecotype Sanya breed wild chromosome 9, ASM1685928v1, whole genome shotgun sequence genome window below encodes:
- the fkbp10b gene encoding peptidyl-prolyl cis-trans isomerase FKBP10 isoform X1 codes for MFPCCFVLFLLSTWSSVECNPSPVLGDVVVDRYFIPKVCARDAKNGDYVRYHYNATFVDGKTFDSSHQRGVAKVGLIGDGRLIAGMDKGIQGMCVNERRTITVPPHLAYGSTGAGDVVPPDTTLVFDIHLLDLWNKADLVVTKTISTPKDCKRSVMRTDFVRYHFNGTLLDGTMFESSYSRNQTHNALVGEGWLIKGMDEGLLGMCVGEIRNIVIPPFKAYGEKGSGTEIPPQATLVFDVLLVDIHNPKDNITIQDQVVPESCTRKSVVGDYIRYHYNGTFLNGVSFDNSYQRNSTYNTYIGMGYVITGVDQALLGVCTGERRRVTIPPHLAYGEQGAGNIIPPSAVLVFDIHVIDFHNPNDTVEIRITYRPEVCNETTAVNDLVRYHYNCSLVDGTLLFSSNDYENPQDAVLGAEKVIDGLDEGLRGMCVGEKRTVTVPPHLGHGEKGATGVPGSAVLVFDIELVSFEKGVPPGYLFVWLEDTPANLFEVLDMNKNEEVPQEEFGEFIKLQVAEGKGRIKPGLTMEQVVEDMFQNQDRNKDGVITANELKLKVDEDKEREEMRHEEL; via the exons ATGTTTCCCTGCTGCTTcgtcctttttctcctctctacGTGGTCTTCCGTGGAGTGCAATCCCAGTCCTGTGTTAGGAGATGTAGTCGTGGACAGATACTTCATCCCAAAAGTCTGTGCCAGAGACGCGAAAAACGGAGATTACGTCCGCTATCACTATAACGCCACATTTGTCGACGGAAAGACATTTGATTCGAG CCATCAGAGAGGAGTCGCTAAGGTGGGCCTGATAGGTGACGGCCGACTCATCGCTGGCATGGACAAGGGTATACAGGGCATGTGCGTCAATGAGCGCCGGACGATCACCGTCCCGCCTCACCTGGCCTACGGAAGCACCGGTGCAG GCGACGTGGTTCCTCCAGATACCACTCTGGTGTTTGACATCCATCTCTTGGATCTGTGGAACAAAGCTGACCTGGTTGTCACCAAAACCATAAGCACTCCCAAAGACTGCAAACGCTCTGTGATGCGTACCGACTTTGTGCGCTACCATTTCAACGGCACCCTGCTCGACGGCACCATGTTTGAATCCAG CTACAGCAGGAACCAGACCCACAATGCCTTAGTGGGTGAAGGTTGGCTGATCAAGGGCATGGATGAGGGCCTTCTGGgcatgtgtgtgggagagatTAGAAATATTGTCATCCCACCCTTTAAAGCCTACGGAGAAAAGGGATCAG GTACAGAGATCCCCCCCCAGGCGACCCTGGTGTTTGATGTCCTCTTGGTGGACATTCACAACCCGAAAGACAACATCACCATTCAGGACCAGGTGGTGCCCGAGTCGTGCACTCGCAAGTCTGTCGTTGGGGATTACATTCGGTACCACTACAATGGTACTTTCCTGAACGGAGTCAGCTTTGACAACAG CTACCAGAGGAACAGCACATACAACACCTACATCGGGATGGGGTATGTGATTACAGGCGTGGACCAGGCCCTGCTGGGAGTCTGCactggggagaggaggagggtcACCATCCCCCCACACCTGGCGTATGGAGAGCAAGGAGCAG GTAACATCATTCCTCCTTCAGCTGTGCTCGTCTTTGACATTCATGTCATCGACTTCCACAACCCCAACGACACAGTGGAAATCCGGATCACCTACAGACCCGAAGTGTGTAATGAGACCACTGCGGTGAACGACCTCGTCCGCTATCACTACAACTGCAGCCTGGTGGACGGCACACTGCTCTTTTCCTC AAACGACTATGAGAACCCCCAGGACGCAGTGCTGGGGGCAGAAAAAGTGATCGACGGGCTCGACGAGGGTTTGCGGGgcatgtgtgtgggagagaagCGGACGGTAACGGTGCCTCCTCACCTGGGCCACGGAGAAAAAGGAG CCACCGGTGTGCCAGGCAGCGCTGTGTTGGTCTTTGACATTGAACTGGTGAGCTTTGAGAAGGGAGTGCCCCCTGGTTACCTGTTTGTGTGGCTCGAGGACACTCCTGCAAACCTCTTTGAAGTCCTGGACATGAACAAAAATGAGGAAGTTCCACAGGAGGAG TTTGGGGAGTTCATCAAACTACAGGTGGCAGAGGGCAAAGGTCGTATAAAGCCTGGACTGACCATGGAGCAGGTTGTCGAGGACATGTTCCAAAACCAGGACCGAAATAAAGATGGAGTGATCACGGCCAACGAACTCAAACTGAAGGTAGATGAGGACAAGGAAAGGGAAGAAATGAGGCATGAGGAGTTGTGA
- the fkbp10b gene encoding peptidyl-prolyl cis-trans isomerase FKBP10 isoform X2, whose product MFPCCFVLFLLSTWSSVECNPSPVLGDVVVDRYFIPKVCARDAKNGDYVRYHYNATFVDGKTFDSSHQRGVAKVGLIGDGRLIAGMDKGIQGMCVNERRTITVPPHLAYGSTGAGDVVPPDTTLVFDIHLLDLWNKADLVVTKTISTPKDCKRSVMRTDFVRYHFNGTLLDGTMFESSRNQTHNALVGEGWLIKGMDEGLLGMCVGEIRNIVIPPFKAYGEKGSGTEIPPQATLVFDVLLVDIHNPKDNITIQDQVVPESCTRKSVVGDYIRYHYNGTFLNGVSFDNSYQRNSTYNTYIGMGYVITGVDQALLGVCTGERRRVTIPPHLAYGEQGAGNIIPPSAVLVFDIHVIDFHNPNDTVEIRITYRPEVCNETTAVNDLVRYHYNCSLVDGTLLFSSNDYENPQDAVLGAEKVIDGLDEGLRGMCVGEKRTVTVPPHLGHGEKGATGVPGSAVLVFDIELVSFEKGVPPGYLFVWLEDTPANLFEVLDMNKNEEVPQEEFGEFIKLQVAEGKGRIKPGLTMEQVVEDMFQNQDRNKDGVITANELKLKVDEDKEREEMRHEEL is encoded by the exons ATGTTTCCCTGCTGCTTcgtcctttttctcctctctacGTGGTCTTCCGTGGAGTGCAATCCCAGTCCTGTGTTAGGAGATGTAGTCGTGGACAGATACTTCATCCCAAAAGTCTGTGCCAGAGACGCGAAAAACGGAGATTACGTCCGCTATCACTATAACGCCACATTTGTCGACGGAAAGACATTTGATTCGAG CCATCAGAGAGGAGTCGCTAAGGTGGGCCTGATAGGTGACGGCCGACTCATCGCTGGCATGGACAAGGGTATACAGGGCATGTGCGTCAATGAGCGCCGGACGATCACCGTCCCGCCTCACCTGGCCTACGGAAGCACCGGTGCAG GCGACGTGGTTCCTCCAGATACCACTCTGGTGTTTGACATCCATCTCTTGGATCTGTGGAACAAAGCTGACCTGGTTGTCACCAAAACCATAAGCACTCCCAAAGACTGCAAACGCTCTGTGATGCGTACCGACTTTGTGCGCTACCATTTCAACGGCACCCTGCTCGACGGCACCATGTTTGAATCCAG CAGGAACCAGACCCACAATGCCTTAGTGGGTGAAGGTTGGCTGATCAAGGGCATGGATGAGGGCCTTCTGGgcatgtgtgtgggagagatTAGAAATATTGTCATCCCACCCTTTAAAGCCTACGGAGAAAAGGGATCAG GTACAGAGATCCCCCCCCAGGCGACCCTGGTGTTTGATGTCCTCTTGGTGGACATTCACAACCCGAAAGACAACATCACCATTCAGGACCAGGTGGTGCCCGAGTCGTGCACTCGCAAGTCTGTCGTTGGGGATTACATTCGGTACCACTACAATGGTACTTTCCTGAACGGAGTCAGCTTTGACAACAG CTACCAGAGGAACAGCACATACAACACCTACATCGGGATGGGGTATGTGATTACAGGCGTGGACCAGGCCCTGCTGGGAGTCTGCactggggagaggaggagggtcACCATCCCCCCACACCTGGCGTATGGAGAGCAAGGAGCAG GTAACATCATTCCTCCTTCAGCTGTGCTCGTCTTTGACATTCATGTCATCGACTTCCACAACCCCAACGACACAGTGGAAATCCGGATCACCTACAGACCCGAAGTGTGTAATGAGACCACTGCGGTGAACGACCTCGTCCGCTATCACTACAACTGCAGCCTGGTGGACGGCACACTGCTCTTTTCCTC AAACGACTATGAGAACCCCCAGGACGCAGTGCTGGGGGCAGAAAAAGTGATCGACGGGCTCGACGAGGGTTTGCGGGgcatgtgtgtgggagagaagCGGACGGTAACGGTGCCTCCTCACCTGGGCCACGGAGAAAAAGGAG CCACCGGTGTGCCAGGCAGCGCTGTGTTGGTCTTTGACATTGAACTGGTGAGCTTTGAGAAGGGAGTGCCCCCTGGTTACCTGTTTGTGTGGCTCGAGGACACTCCTGCAAACCTCTTTGAAGTCCTGGACATGAACAAAAATGAGGAAGTTCCACAGGAGGAG TTTGGGGAGTTCATCAAACTACAGGTGGCAGAGGGCAAAGGTCGTATAAAGCCTGGACTGACCATGGAGCAGGTTGTCGAGGACATGTTCCAAAACCAGGACCGAAATAAAGATGGAGTGATCACGGCCAACGAACTCAAACTGAAGGTAGATGAGGACAAGGAAAGGGAAGAAATGAGGCATGAGGAGTTGTGA